In Scomber japonicus isolate fScoJap1 chromosome 21, fScoJap1.pri, whole genome shotgun sequence, one DNA window encodes the following:
- the sec61g gene encoding protein transport protein Sec61 subunit gamma, with product MDQVMQFVEPSRQFVKDSIRLVKRCTKPDRKEFQKIAMATAIGFAIMGFIGFFVKLIHIPINNIIVGG from the exons ATGGATCAGGTAATGCAGTTTGTTGAGCCGAGTCGGCAGTTCGTCAAAGACTCAATAAGACTCGTAAAAAGATGCACAAAACCCGACAGAAAAG AATTTCAGAAGATTGCAATGGCCACAGCGATTGGATTTGCCATTATGGGTTTCATCGGTTTCTTCGTCAAACTCATCCACATCCCCATCAACAACATCATTGT tGGTGGTTAA
- the zgc:112332 gene encoding retinol dehydrogenase 12 — MYCRGVCCCNRWSSEDRLDGKTVIITGANTGIGKETARDLAGRGARIIMACRDLERAEEARSDILEETGNENLVIRKLDLSDTKSIRAFAEIINKEEKQVNILINNAGIMMCPYSKTADGFEMQLGVNHLGHFLLTYLLLDLIKQSVPSRIVVVASVAHTWTGLQLEDINSERSYDTMKAYGQSKLANVLFARSLAKLLQGTGVSVFSLHPGVVQSDLWRHQHQCIQVAVKIFRVFTKTTVEGAQTTIYCAVQPGLESQSGGYFSDCAPARCSRAASNDDLAQKLWEVSCNMLGITWQ; from the exons ATGTACTGCAG GGGTGTGTGCTGCTGTAACCGCTGGTCATCTGAGGACAGGTTAGATGGGAAAACAGTCATCATCACCGGAGCGAATACTGGTATTGGCAAAGAGACAGCAAGAGACCTGGCAGGGAGAG GTGCGCGTATCATCATGGCATGCAGGGACTTGGAGAGGGCAGAGGAGGCCAGGTCGGACATTTTggaagaaacaggaaatgagaacTTGGTTATAAGGAAGCTGGATCTGTCTGATACCAAGTCCATTAGAGCCTTTGCTGAAATCATCAACAAAG AGGAGAAACAAGTAAATATCTTGATAAACAATGCAGGCATCATGATGTGTCCCTACTCCAAGACTGCTGATGGATTTGAAATGCAGTTAGGAGTCAATCATTTGG gtcacttcctgttgacttACCTGCTGCTGGACCTCATAAAGCAGTCAGTCCCGTCCCGTATCGTTGTCGTGGCATCGGTGGCCCACACCTGGACTGGGCTACAGCTGGAAGACATCAACAGTGAAAGGAGTTATGATACCATGAAGGCCTACGGACAGAGCAAGCTGGCTAACGTCCTCTTTGCACGCTCATTGGCAAAACTCTTACAAG GTACAGGGGTGAGCGTGTTCTCTCTGCACCCGGGTGTGGTGCAGTCTGACCTGTGGAGGCACCAGCACCAGTGTATTCAGGTGGCAGTGAAGATCTTCAGGGTTTTCACCAAAACAACGGTGGAGGGAGCACAGACCACCATCTACTGTGCTGTACAGCCTGGCCTGGAGAGTCAGAGTGGAGGGTACTTCAG TGACTGCGCTCCCGCAAGGTGCTCAAGGGCTGCTTCTAATGACGACTTGGCCCAGAAACTGTGGGAGGTCAGCTGCAACATGCTCGGCATCACCTGGCAGTGA
- the si:dkey-73n8.3 gene encoding retinol dehydrogenase 12, which translates to MACLQSLLLRSLIFSKWTSDVRLDGKTAIVTGANTGIGKETAKDLASRGARVILACRDMAKGEQAARDIMKEVKGAKVVARQLDLADTKSICQFAENIYNTEKALHYLINNAGVAMCPYAKTVDGYEMQFGVNHLGHFFLTYLLLDLLKHSAPSRVINVSSSAHAMGKIQFDDLSGEKNYHPVRAYAQSKLANNLFTREMAKRMEVLGVMVYAVDPGVVNTEITRHISWPIVGLVKTFSFLLKTSAEGAHTIIYCTVTPENQLLTGGYYKDCAIANSARAAQDDGTALKLWAVSCHLLGIRWR; encoded by the exons ATGGCT TGCCTCCAATCACTTCTTCTCAGGTCTCTGATTTTCTCCAAGTGGACTTCAGATGTGCGTCTGGATGGGAAGACAGCAATAGTAACGGGCGCCAATACAGGAATAGGCAAAGAAACGGCTAAAGACCTGGCCAGCAGAG GGGCACGGGTGATTTTGGCGTGCAGAGACATGGCAAAAGGAGAGCAAGCGGCTCGAGATATCATGAAAGAGGTGAAGGGAGCCAAGGTTGTCGCCAGGCAACTGGATCTGGCTGACACCAAATCGATCTGCCAGTTTGCTGAGAATATCTACAACA CTGAGAAGGCTCTTCACTACCTGATCAACAATGCTGGAGTGGCTATGTGTCCTTATGCCAAGACAGTGGATGGATATGAGATGCAGTTTGGAGTCAATCATTTGG GTCATTTCTTTCTGACCTACCTGCTACTTGATTTGCTCAAGCACTCTGCCCCATCCCGGGTCATCAACGTGTCATCATCAGCTCACGCCATGGGCAAGATCCAGTTTGATGACCTGAGCGGTGAGAAGAACTACCATCCTGTCAGGGCCTACGCACAGAGCAAGCTGGCTAACAACCTGTTTACCAGAGAGATGGCCAAAAGGATGGAAG TTCTAGGTGTGATGGTTTACGCGGTGGATCCTGGAGTGGTGAACACTGAAATAACAAGGCATATAAGCTGGCCCATTGTCGGCTTAGTGAAAACCTTCAGTTTTCTGTTAAAGACTTCGGCAGAGGGAGCCCACACCATcatctactgtactgtaactcCTGAGAACCAGCTGCTCACTGGAGGATACTACAA gGACTGTGCCATTGCGAATAGTGCCAGGGCAGCTCAGGATGACGGCACTGCCTTAAAGCTGTGGGCTGTGAGCTGCCACCTACTAGGCATCCGCTGGAGATGA